A genomic region of Pongo pygmaeus isolate AG05252 chromosome 7, NHGRI_mPonPyg2-v2.0_pri, whole genome shotgun sequence contains the following coding sequences:
- the NKX6-3 gene encoding homeobox protein Nkx-6.3, translated as MESNLQGTFLLNNTPLSQFPEMKAPVCQYSVQNSFYKLSPPGLGPQLAAGTPHGITDILSRPVAAPNSSLLSGYPHVAGFGGLSSQGVYYSPQVGNFSKAGNEYPTRTRNCWADMGQDWRGGRQCSNTPDPLSDSIHKKKHTRPTFTGHQIFALEKTFEQTKYLAGPERARLAYSLGMTESQVKVWFQNRRTKWRKKSALEPSSSTPRAPGSAGAGAGGDRAPSENEDDEYNKPLDPDSDDEKIRLLLRKHRAAFSVLSLGAHSV; from the exons ATGGAGTCCAACCTGCAGGGGACGTTCCTGCTGAACAACACGCCGCTGTCTCAGTTTCCGGAGATGAAGGCCCCGGTGTGCCAGTACTCGGTGCAGAACTCCTTCTACAAGCTCAGCCCCCCGGGGCTGGGCCCCCAGCTGGCTGCCGGGACCCCCCACGGGATCACGGACATCCTGAGCAGGCCCGTGGCTGCGCCGAACAGCAGCCTCCTCTCCGGCTACCCCCACGTGGCAGGCTTCGGGGGTCTCAGCTCTCAGGGGGTCTACTACAGCCCCCAGGTAGGGAATTTTTCCAAGGCTGGGAACGAATACCCCACCCGAACCCGGAACTGCTGGGCGGACATGGGCCAGGACTGGCGCGGCGGGCGGCAGTGCAGCAACA CCCCAGACCCCCTGAGTGACAGCATACACAAGAAGAAGCACACCCGGCCCACCTTCACGGGGCACCAGATCTTTGCCCTGGAGAAAACCTTTGAGCAGACCAAGTACTTGGCTGGCCCCGAGAGGGCGCGGCTGGCATACTCACTGGGCATGACCGAGTCGCAGGTCAAG GTGTGGTTCCAGAACCGCAGGACCAAGTGGCGGAAGAAGAGCGCCCTGGAGCCCTCGTCCTCCACGCCCCGGGCCCCGGGCAGCGCGGGCGCCGGCGCAGGCGGGGACCGCGCACCTTCGGAGAACGAGGACGACGAGTACAACAAGCCGCTGGACCCCGACTCGGACGACGAGAAGATCCGCCTGCTGCTGCGCAAGCACCGCGCCGCCTTCTCGGTGCTCAGCCTGGGAGCGCACAGCGTCTGA
- the ANK1 gene encoding ankyrin-1 isoform X15 produces the protein MWTFVTQLLVTLVLLSFFLVSCQNAMHIVRGFLCFVLKHIHQELDKELGESEGLSDDEETISTRVVRRRVFLKGNEFQNIPGEQVTEEQFTDEQGNIVTKKIIRKVVRQIDLSSADAAQEHEEVTVEGPLEDPSELEVDIDSFMKHSKDHTSTPNP, from the exons ATGTGGACTTTCGTCACCCAGCTCTTGGTCACGCTGGTGCTGCTGAGCTTCTTCCTGGTCAGCTGTCAGAACGCGATGCACATTGTCAGGGGGTTCCTGTGCTTTGTGCTAAAGCACATCCACCAGGAGCTGGACAAGGAGCTGGGGGAAAGCGAGGGCCTCAGTGACGACGAGGAGACCATCTCCACCAGGGTGGTCCGGCGGCGGGTCTTCCTGAAG GGGAATGAGTTTCAGAATATTCCAGGGGAGCAGGTGACAGAGGAGCAATTCACGGATGAGCAGGGCAACATTGTCACCAAGAAG aTCATTCGCAAGGTGGTTCGACAGATAGACTTGTCCAGCGCCGATGCCGCCCAGGAGCACGAGGAGGTGACTGTCGAGGGGCCCCTGGAGGATCCCAGTGAGCTGGAGGTCGATATTGATTCCTTTATGAAACACTCCAAG GATCACACCTCGACACCCAACCCCTGA
- the ANK1 gene encoding ankyrin-1 isoform X14 → MWTFVTQLLVTLVLLSFFLVSCQNAMHIVRGFLCFVLKHIHQELDKELGESEGLSDDEETISTRVVRRRVFLKGNEFQNIPGEQVTEEQFTDEQGNIVTKKIIRKVVRQIDLSSADAAQEHEEVTVEGPLEDPSELEVELRGSGLQPDLIEGRKGAQIVKRASLKRGKQ, encoded by the exons ATGTGGACTTTCGTCACCCAGCTCTTGGTCACGCTGGTGCTGCTGAGCTTCTTCCTGGTCAGCTGTCAGAACGCGATGCACATTGTCAGGGGGTTCCTGTGCTTTGTGCTAAAGCACATCCACCAGGAGCTGGACAAGGAGCTGGGGGAAAGCGAGGGCCTCAGTGACGACGAGGAGACCATCTCCACCAGGGTGGTCCGGCGGCGGGTCTTCCTGAAG GGGAATGAGTTTCAGAATATTCCAGGGGAGCAGGTGACAGAGGAGCAATTCACGGATGAGCAGGGCAACATTGTCACCAAGAAG aTCATTCGCAAGGTGGTTCGACAGATAGACTTGTCCAGCGCCGATGCCGCCCAGGAGCACGAGGAGGTGACTGTCGAGGGGCCCCTGGAGGATCCCAGTGAGCTGGAG GTGGAGCTGAGAGGGAGTGGCCTACAGCCGGACCTGATAGAGGGCAGGAAGGGGGCGCAGATAGTGAAGCGGGCCAGCCTGAAAAGGGGGAAACAGTGA
- the ANK1 gene encoding ankyrin-1 isoform X16, with amino-acid sequence MWTFVTQLLVTLVLLSFFLVSCQNAMHIVRGFLCFVLKHIHQELDKELGESEGLSDDEETISTRVVRRRVFLKGNEFQNIPGEQVTEEQFTDEQGNIVTKKIIRKVVRQIDLSSADAAQEHEEVELRGSGLQPDLIEGRKGAQIVKRASLKRGKQ; translated from the exons ATGTGGACTTTCGTCACCCAGCTCTTGGTCACGCTGGTGCTGCTGAGCTTCTTCCTGGTCAGCTGTCAGAACGCGATGCACATTGTCAGGGGGTTCCTGTGCTTTGTGCTAAAGCACATCCACCAGGAGCTGGACAAGGAGCTGGGGGAAAGCGAGGGCCTCAGTGACGACGAGGAGACCATCTCCACCAGGGTGGTCCGGCGGCGGGTCTTCCTGAAG GGGAATGAGTTTCAGAATATTCCAGGGGAGCAGGTGACAGAGGAGCAATTCACGGATGAGCAGGGCAACATTGTCACCAAGAAG aTCATTCGCAAGGTGGTTCGACAGATAGACTTGTCCAGCGCCGATGCCGCCCAGGAGCACGAGGAG GTGGAGCTGAGAGGGAGTGGCCTACAGCCGGACCTGATAGAGGGCAGGAAGGGGGCGCAGATAGTGAAGCGGGCCAGCCTGAAAAGGGGGAAACAGTGA